In the genome of Vicia villosa cultivar HV-30 ecotype Madison, WI linkage group LG7, Vvil1.0, whole genome shotgun sequence, one region contains:
- the LOC131620790 gene encoding 6,7,8-trihydroxycoumarin synthase-like produces MSPLVIFPFALFLFIFLFKKHKTTSKKPTLPPGPKGLPFIGNLHQVDSLKLGESFYELSKQYGSLMFLKLGSKPTLVVSSAKMAKQVMKIQDLEFCNRPALISHMKLSYDGLDQFFAPYGEYWRHTKKISFIQLLSVKRVNMNYSVRKHEVTQLMKKISEEYVPSKKPVNLQNHLIGLASAILCKIAFGRRFEEEGTERSMFHDLLKEVQEMTVVFFYTDYLPHVGGIIDKFTGLMGRLDKLCKFLDGFYQGIIDEHLDPERKKLPPHEGDVIDALIDLKNDPYCSMDLKAEHIKPWIMNMLVAGTDTSSSAVVWAMSALMKNPRAMKKVQEEIRKVFGGKGFIEEEDVQQLPYLRAVIKETMRLYPNVPILLARETRQECELDGYTIPDKTLVYVNAWGIHRDPEVWENPEEFYPERFIGSDIDLKGQDFELIPFGSGRRICPGLNMGIATVELLLANLLYLFDWEMPEGVKREDIDFEALPGIVQHKKNPLCLVAKTRIACA; encoded by the exons ATGTCACCCCTTGTTATCTTCCCTTTTGCTCTCTTCCTATTCATCTTCTTgttcaaaaaacacaaaacaacgtCTAAGAAACCAACCCTTCCACCAGGCCCTAAAGGCCTTCCTTTCATTGGAAACTTACACCAAGTTGATAGTTTAAAGCTTGGTGAAAGCTTCTATGAACTCTCAAAACAATATGGCTCTTTAATGTTCCTTAAACTTGGTTCAAAACCAACACTTGTTGTTTCATCAGCTAAAATGGCCAAACAAGTCATGAAAATACAAGACCTCGAGTTCTGTAACCGACCCGCTTTAATCAGTCATATGAAACTCTCTTATGACGGATTAGACCAATTCTTTGCACCATATGGAGAATATTGGAGACACACCAAGAAAATTTCCTTCATCCAGTTGCTTAGTGTCAAAAGAGTAAACATGAATTATTCAGTTAGAAAACACGAGGTGACTCAACTGATGAAGAAGATATCGGAAGAATATGTGCCCTCTAAAAAACCTGTCAATCTGCAAAATCATCTTATTGGTCTTGCAAGCGCAATCCTTTGTAAGATAGCGTTCGGGCGAAGGTTTGAAGAGGAAGGAACTGAGCGTAGCATGTTTCATGATTTGCTTAAAGAAGTGCAGGAAATGACGGTTGTGTTCTTTTATACGGATTATTTGCCTCATGTTGGAGGGATTATTGATAAGTTTACTGGATTGATGGGCCGTCTTGACAAATTGTGTAAGTTTTTAGACGGGTTTTATCAGGGTATTATTGATGAACATCTTGATCCTGAAAGGAAGAAGTTGCCTCCACATGAAGGGGATGTAATTGATGctttgattgatttgaagaatGATCCTTACTGCTCTATGGATCTCAAAGCTGAACACATCAAACCCTGGATCATG AATATGTTGGTAGCGGGGACGGACACGAGTTCGTCTGCAGTAGTTTGGGCTATGAGCGCACTAATGAAGAATCCAAGAGCGATGAAGAAAGTACAAGAAGAGATTAGAAAAGTATTCGGAGGGAAGGGTTTTATAGAGGAAGAAGATGTTCAACAGCTTCCATATCTCAGAGCAGTTATAAAAGAAACAATGAGATTATATCCCAATGTGCCGATACTTTTAGCAAGAGAAACCAGGCAAGAGTGTGAACTTGACGGGTACACAATTCCAGACAAGACATTAGTGTACGTGAACGCTTGGGGGATTCATAGAGATCCAGAAGTATGGGAGAATCCAGAAGAGTTTTATCCAGAGAGATTCATAGGAAGTGATATAGATTTGAAAGGACAAGATTTCGAGCTGATTCCATTTGGTTCCGGGCGAAGAATTTGCCCCGGCTTAAACATGGGTATTGCTACTGTGGAACTTTTACTTGCTAATCTTTTATATTTGTTTGATTGGGAAATGCCTGAAGGAGTAAAGAGGGAAGATATAGATTTTGAGGCTCTTCCTGGAATTGTTCAGCACAAGAAAAATCCTCTGTGCCTTGTTGCTAAGACTAGAATTGCATGTGCCTGA